The following proteins are encoded in a genomic region of Nocardioides renjunii:
- a CDS encoding amidohydrolase family protein, which translates to MGQRWALRVARAYDGERFRRDGATVVVDGDRIAGVEPAAFSPPGDVPVTDLDGTLLPGLVDCHVHLVAAGAFPGAQGSLEWAGTADPASVDLVVTAALEDHVAAGVTTVRDLGDAGFRVLAHRGRHPERLPRVVAAGPPLTTPAGHCHFLGGAVDPDDPAALDRAVADRVERGVDLVKVMASGGFLTPGSDQLGAQFEVAPLRHLVDAAHTAGLRVVAHTHSVTGAEVALDAGVDGLEHFTCLAPGGVHAPAELLDRVASAGVTVDPTLGHDAARFPPVSQMPPHVLEMLTRIGITDRDAHFAQVARGSLRLREHGVRVVSGLDAGAMPAKPHGHLWRSVAALVEGGWPVDEALATATSAAADDCGVDAGRLAAGRLADLLVVDGDVTTDVAALGRPVAVWLGGVAVGT; encoded by the coding sequence ATGGGCCAGCGGTGGGCGCTCCGGGTCGCGAGGGCGTACGACGGCGAGCGCTTCCGCCGGGACGGCGCGACCGTCGTCGTGGACGGCGACCGCATCGCGGGCGTCGAGCCGGCCGCGTTCTCGCCGCCCGGCGACGTGCCCGTCACCGACCTCGACGGCACCCTCCTGCCGGGGCTGGTCGACTGCCACGTCCACCTGGTCGCCGCGGGCGCGTTCCCCGGCGCGCAGGGGAGCCTGGAGTGGGCGGGGACCGCGGACCCCGCCTCGGTGGACCTCGTCGTCACCGCCGCGCTGGAGGACCACGTCGCTGCCGGCGTGACGACCGTGCGCGACCTGGGTGACGCCGGCTTCCGGGTGCTGGCGCACCGGGGCCGCCACCCCGAGAGGCTGCCCCGGGTGGTGGCCGCCGGCCCGCCCCTCACCACCCCCGCCGGGCACTGCCACTTCCTGGGCGGCGCGGTGGACCCGGACGACCCGGCCGCGCTGGACCGCGCCGTCGCGGACCGCGTCGAGCGCGGGGTCGACCTGGTCAAGGTGATGGCGAGCGGCGGCTTCCTGACGCCGGGCAGCGACCAGCTCGGCGCCCAGTTCGAGGTGGCGCCGTTGCGGCACCTGGTGGACGCCGCCCACACCGCGGGACTGCGGGTGGTGGCCCACACGCACTCGGTCACGGGCGCCGAGGTAGCGCTCGACGCCGGCGTCGACGGCCTCGAGCACTTCACCTGCCTGGCGCCCGGCGGCGTGCACGCCCCGGCCGAGCTCCTCGACCGGGTGGCGTCGGCAGGCGTGACGGTCGACCCGACGCTCGGCCACGACGCCGCCCGGTTCCCACCCGTCTCCCAGATGCCGCCGCACGTCCTGGAGATGCTCACCCGCATCGGGATCACCGACCGCGACGCCCACTTCGCGCAGGTCGCGCGCGGCTCGCTCCGGCTGCGTGAGCACGGCGTGCGCGTGGTGTCGGGGCTGGACGCCGGGGCGATGCCCGCCAAGCCGCACGGACACCTGTGGCGCTCGGTCGCCGCGCTCGTCGAGGGCGGCTGGCCCGTCGACGAGGCGCTCGCGACGGCGACCTCCGCGGCGGCCGACGACTGCGGCGTCGACGCCGGGCGCCTCGCCGCCGGGCGCCTCGCCGACCTCCTCGTCGTGGACGGCGACGTGACGACCGACGTGGCGGCCCTCGGCCGGCCGGTCGCCGTCTGGCTCGGCGGGGTCGCCGTCGGGACGTGA
- a CDS encoding helix-turn-helix domain-containing protein, with product MSTRPVRPATQLQTVVGLDPEVADALRERLAEVADSAVLRIVEEVPSYAGAWSGRMGAVIRNAVQLALGGFLTLATRQDADAPKAPAIEGAYQLGRGEARSGRTVEALLSAYRIGARASWRDMADVAVEAGVDAGQLARFAELVFAYIDELSAASVAGHTDELESSGRVRQRNLERLARALLTGAPADAVNAAAERADWEPPGALTAVVLAESQMSAALTALDPRTLQPTDDVPGLPEGHASLLVPGTGSAAARPALLRALQGTDAVVGPSVPWLEASASYRRALRCAALGLEGLVDSDEHLAALLLAADPDARADLRARVLAPLAELRPSTAEKLTDTLRSWLLHHGRREAVAEELFVHAQTVRYRVGQLREVYGDRLEDPAFVLDATLALA from the coding sequence ATGAGCACCCGCCCTGTGCGCCCGGCCACACAATTACAGACCGTGGTCGGCCTCGACCCCGAGGTCGCCGACGCGCTGCGCGAGCGGCTGGCCGAGGTGGCCGACAGCGCGGTGCTGCGGATCGTCGAGGAGGTGCCCAGCTATGCCGGGGCCTGGAGCGGGCGGATGGGAGCGGTCATCCGCAACGCGGTCCAGCTCGCGCTCGGCGGCTTCCTCACGCTGGCGACCCGGCAGGACGCCGACGCCCCCAAGGCGCCGGCGATCGAGGGTGCCTACCAGCTCGGCCGCGGGGAGGCGCGCAGCGGTCGCACGGTCGAGGCGCTGCTCTCCGCCTACCGGATCGGCGCCCGCGCCTCGTGGCGCGACATGGCCGACGTGGCAGTCGAGGCCGGGGTGGACGCCGGCCAGCTGGCGCGGTTCGCCGAGCTGGTCTTCGCCTACATCGACGAGCTCTCGGCCGCCTCGGTCGCCGGTCACACCGACGAGCTCGAGAGCAGCGGCCGGGTGCGCCAGCGCAACCTCGAGCGCCTGGCCCGGGCCCTCCTCACCGGCGCGCCGGCCGACGCCGTGAACGCCGCGGCGGAGCGGGCCGACTGGGAGCCGCCGGGGGCGCTGACCGCCGTCGTCCTGGCCGAGTCGCAGATGTCCGCCGCGCTCACCGCCCTCGACCCCCGCACGCTCCAGCCGACCGACGACGTGCCGGGCCTGCCGGAGGGACACGCCTCGCTGCTGGTGCCCGGCACCGGGTCGGCCGCCGCGCGGCCGGCGCTGCTGCGGGCGCTGCAGGGCACCGACGCCGTCGTCGGCCCGAGCGTCCCGTGGCTCGAGGCGTCGGCGTCCTACCGCCGGGCGCTGCGGTGCGCCGCCCTCGGCCTCGAGGGGCTGGTCGACTCCGACGAGCACCTCGCCGCGCTCCTGCTGGCCGCCGACCCCGACGCCCGCGCCGACCTGCGCGCCCGGGTGCTCGCGCCACTGGCGGAGCTGCGGCCCTCGACCGCGGAGAAGCTCACCGACACCCTCCGCAGCTGGCTGCTCCACCACGGGCGGCGCGAGGCGGTGGCCGAGGAGCTCTTCGTCCACGCCCAGACCGTGCGCTACCGGGTCGGGCAGCTGCGCGAGGTCTACGGCGACCGGCTGGAGGACCCGGCGTTCGTCCTCGACGCGACGCTCGCGCTGGCCTGA
- a CDS encoding serine/threonine-protein kinase: protein MSAPSRLGRYPVRRRIGSGAFATVWLAYDEHLDCPVAIKVLADNWSGDLHIRQRFLEEGRFLRKVESPHVVPVYDAGELADDRPYLVMAYADQGTLADRLELSALEPSQALTVIEQVGRGLTALHDRGVLHRDVKPANVLFRTVDNGRGSRVLAMLGDLGLGKAMDMSSRLTMVGGTPTYVAPEQALGEGLDPRADQFSLAALSYYLLAGRQPYHHTSLAAAEDPPPPPPMEIDNPDAEAVVRRGLAKDRRDRFEDVEAFTAALAATMGGRVDELPQAWVPTDPDLTQAAPRTDVTDRDEDAPADPAPSRRRWPWLVAAVVALSLGAGAGWGLEQAMTSERTLTDSTGTIFVTVPDEWTAQVDPQQWVPLEGQREHPALAAGSKDGWNTDEDPAPGVFIGILAGDKLPSRVPQHPTCKETGSLIEDQRDGRDSMQVTFTGCPGVDVIVERVVQLTSNRLLWVQVRSTDRPTANRVLASVDTQGMGL, encoded by the coding sequence GTGTCCGCTCCCTCTCGTCTCGGTCGGTACCCGGTGCGGCGCCGCATCGGGTCGGGGGCGTTCGCGACCGTGTGGCTCGCCTACGACGAGCACCTCGACTGCCCGGTGGCGATCAAGGTGCTGGCCGACAACTGGAGCGGCGACCTGCACATCCGCCAGCGGTTCCTCGAGGAGGGGCGCTTCCTGCGCAAGGTCGAGTCGCCCCACGTCGTGCCCGTCTACGACGCGGGGGAGCTGGCCGACGACCGTCCCTACCTCGTGATGGCGTACGCCGACCAGGGCACGCTGGCCGACCGCCTCGAGCTCTCGGCCCTCGAGCCCTCGCAGGCGCTGACCGTCATCGAGCAGGTCGGACGCGGCCTGACCGCGCTGCACGACCGCGGGGTGCTCCACCGCGACGTCAAGCCGGCCAACGTGCTGTTCCGCACCGTCGACAACGGCCGCGGCTCGCGCGTGCTGGCGATGCTCGGCGACCTCGGGCTCGGCAAGGCGATGGACATGTCGTCGCGGCTCACCATGGTCGGCGGCACCCCGACCTACGTCGCCCCCGAGCAGGCGCTGGGGGAGGGCCTGGACCCGCGGGCCGACCAGTTCTCCCTGGCCGCGCTGAGCTACTACCTCCTCGCCGGCCGGCAGCCCTACCACCACACCAGCCTGGCCGCCGCGGAGGACCCGCCGCCCCCGCCGCCGATGGAGATCGACAACCCCGACGCCGAGGCCGTCGTGCGCAGGGGACTGGCCAAGGACCGCCGCGACCGGTTCGAGGACGTCGAGGCGTTCACGGCCGCCCTGGCCGCCACGATGGGGGGACGCGTCGACGAGCTGCCGCAGGCCTGGGTCCCGACCGACCCCGACCTCACGCAGGCAGCCCCGCGAACCGACGTGACCGACCGCGACGAGGACGCGCCGGCCGACCCGGCCCCGTCGCGGCGGCGCTGGCCGTGGCTGGTCGCCGCGGTGGTGGCGCTCTCCCTGGGCGCCGGCGCCGGCTGGGGTCTCGAGCAGGCGATGACCTCCGAGCGGACGCTCACCGACAGCACGGGCACGATCTTCGTCACCGTCCCGGACGAGTGGACGGCGCAGGTCGACCCCCAGCAGTGGGTCCCGCTCGAGGGTCAGCGCGAGCACCCGGCGCTCGCCGCCGGCAGCAAGGACGGCTGGAACACCGACGAGGACCCGGCGCCCGGCGTCTTCATCGGGATCCTCGCGGGCGACAAGCTGCCGTCCCGGGTGCCCCAGCACCCGACTTGCAAGGAGACCGGGTCGCTCATCGAGGACCAGCGCGACGGCCGCGACTCCATGCAGGTCACCTTCACCGGCTGCCCGGGCGTCGACGTCATCGTCGAGCGCGTCGTGCAGCTGACGTCCAACCGGTTGCTCTGGGTGCAGGTGCGCAGCACGGACCGGCCGACCGCCAACCGGGTGCTGGCCTCGGTGGACACCCAGGGGATGGGCCTCTGA
- a CDS encoding ferredoxin reductase — protein sequence MSTTLEPQAPGTSRSRRLGDQLVRVAEAATTPYLPADFMDLFAPLRSGADLRGRIESVHPETADAATIVIRPGADWAGHVPGQYLRIGIDVDGVRQWRAYSLTHGPRRDGRISITVKAVPDGLVSNHLVHEARPGTLVHLEQAAGEFVLPPEGGKFLMVTAGSGITPVIGMLRNLFPSTDDGVLRPARSADHDIVVVHVAPSHPHSIFIRDLEALDASGAIRLVARYDDEHGVLDVADLGDLVPDLAERQTLACGPAGLLDALAAHHDAAGITLTTEQFRTARVEPGDGGTVTFSSGTTLDLDGATPILDAAEAAGVLMPSGCRMGICMGCVIPLREGSVRDLRNGAITTAVPGETGDLKVQTCINAAAGPCHIDH from the coding sequence ATGAGCACGACTCTCGAACCTCAGGCGCCCGGCACGTCGCGCAGCCGACGCCTGGGCGACCAGCTGGTGCGGGTCGCCGAGGCGGCGACGACGCCCTACCTGCCGGCCGACTTCATGGACCTCTTCGCCCCGCTGCGCTCGGGCGCCGACCTCCGCGGCCGCATCGAGTCCGTGCACCCCGAGACCGCCGACGCGGCCACCATCGTGATCCGTCCCGGCGCCGACTGGGCCGGCCACGTGCCCGGCCAGTACCTCCGGATCGGCATCGACGTCGACGGCGTACGCCAGTGGCGTGCGTACTCGCTCACCCACGGTCCGCGCCGCGACGGCCGCATCTCGATCACCGTCAAGGCCGTCCCCGACGGCCTGGTCAGCAACCACCTCGTCCACGAGGCCCGCCCCGGCACGCTGGTGCACCTCGAGCAGGCCGCGGGCGAGTTCGTCCTCCCGCCGGAGGGCGGCAAGTTCCTCATGGTGACCGCCGGATCGGGCATCACGCCGGTCATCGGCATGCTGCGCAACCTCTTCCCGAGCACCGACGACGGCGTCCTGCGGCCCGCTCGCAGCGCCGACCACGACATCGTGGTCGTGCACGTGGCGCCCAGCCACCCCCACTCGATCTTCATCCGCGACCTCGAGGCGCTCGACGCCTCGGGCGCGATCCGCCTCGTCGCGCGCTACGACGACGAGCACGGCGTCCTCGACGTCGCCGACCTCGGCGACCTCGTGCCCGACCTCGCCGAGCGCCAGACCCTGGCGTGCGGCCCGGCCGGCCTGCTCGACGCCCTCGCCGCGCACCACGACGCCGCCGGCATCACCCTCACCACCGAGCAGTTCCGCACCGCCCGCGTCGAGCCCGGCGACGGCGGCACCGTGACCTTCTCCTCCGGCACCACCCTCGACCTCGACGGCGCGACGCCCATCCTCGACGCGGCCGAGGCCGCCGGGGTGCTGATGCCGAGCGGCTGCCGGATGGGCATCTGCATGGGCTGCGTCATCCCGCTGCGCGAGGGCAGCGTCCGCGACCTCCGCAACGGCGCCATCACCACCGCCGTCCCCGGCGAGACCGGCGACCTCAAGGTGCAGACCTGCATCAACGCCGCCGCCGGCCCCTGCCACATCGACCACTGA
- a CDS encoding LacI family DNA-binding transcriptional regulator, protein MQTPTLRDVADAAGVHPATASRALNPATRGLVNAETARRVMKVAEGLGYRPNPIARGLKTSKSGTVGLVIPDLTNPLFPPIVRGIEDVLEPAGYSGLIVNTDNDPQRESAQIELLRSRQVEGLIVATALIDHPLLARLRREGVPMVMVNRRPDGVDLPSITPDDAAGIELAVAHLVGLGHTRIGHLAGPLTTSTGVARRRAFRNAVRDRDLDGDPALVVTCEHWTEESGADALRELLDRRPDVTAVVAGNDLIALGCYDVFAERGIACPDRISVVGFNDMPFLDKLAPPLTTISVPHQQIGAEAARMLLDAIAEPDRAARSVLLPLSLVLRGSTAPPQRAG, encoded by the coding sequence GTGCAGACCCCCACGCTCCGGGACGTGGCCGATGCCGCCGGGGTCCACCCGGCCACCGCCTCCCGCGCACTGAACCCCGCCACGCGTGGGCTGGTCAACGCCGAGACGGCACGGCGGGTGATGAAGGTGGCCGAGGGCCTGGGCTACCGGCCCAACCCCATCGCCCGCGGCCTCAAGACGTCGAAGTCCGGCACCGTCGGGCTGGTCATCCCCGACCTGACCAACCCGCTCTTCCCGCCGATCGTGCGGGGCATCGAGGACGTCCTCGAGCCGGCCGGCTACAGCGGGCTGATCGTCAACACCGACAACGACCCCCAGCGGGAGAGCGCCCAGATCGAGCTGCTGCGCTCGCGCCAGGTCGAGGGCCTCATCGTCGCGACGGCGCTGATCGACCACCCGCTGCTGGCGAGGCTGCGCCGCGAGGGCGTGCCCATGGTGATGGTCAACCGTCGTCCCGACGGGGTCGACCTGCCCTCGATCACCCCCGACGACGCCGCCGGCATCGAGCTGGCCGTCGCCCACCTCGTCGGGCTCGGCCACACCCGGATCGGCCACCTCGCGGGGCCGCTGACCACGTCGACCGGCGTCGCGCGGCGCCGCGCGTTCCGCAACGCGGTGCGCGACCGGGACCTCGACGGCGACCCGGCCCTCGTCGTGACCTGCGAGCACTGGACCGAGGAGTCGGGGGCCGACGCCCTGCGCGAGCTCCTCGACCGCCGACCCGACGTCACCGCCGTCGTCGCCGGCAACGACCTGATCGCCCTCGGCTGCTACGACGTCTTCGCGGAGCGGGGCATCGCCTGCCCGGACCGGATCAGCGTCGTCGGCTTCAACGACATGCCGTTCCTCGACAAGCTGGCGCCGCCGCTGACCACCATCTCGGTCCCGCACCAGCAGATCGGTGCGGAGGCCGCGCGGATGCTGCTCGACGCGATCGCCGAGCCGGACCGCGCGGCCCGCTCCGTGCTGCTGCCGCTGTCCCTGGTGCTGCGGGGCTCGACGGCGCCGCCGCAGCGCGCCGGCTGA
- a CDS encoding MFS transporter, with translation MRAQLRLLQATTLVSTLDRFAMPPMLVAIAASLDVPLTQVVTAAGAYFLVYGLGQPLWGFASDRYGRVRVLRTSLVIAGALSLVSALSPTVLVLGILRGLAGGFFGAAYPSALIYLGDTVAPARRQQAITGLMVGVAVGTAAASAGAGLLADVATWRLPFVITGSAALVLAVLLARLPEPAGAAARTTARASVATIARSRVTLLVLLFAFVEGVVLLGALTLLPTAVESSGASTTVAGAVTGVYGLAVLLGSSSVGRLSLAWHPARLILLGAACAALATGLLAVSQRPAVAVVVAVLLGIAWPAMHSSLQTWATEVLPQSRAVVVSFFAAALFVGSAIGAIVVAGLADEGRFAVVYGAYAALAVPLGIGAWAARRRWHRPVEQQEP, from the coding sequence GTGAGGGCACAGCTGCGCCTGCTGCAGGCCACCACGCTGGTCAGCACGCTGGACCGGTTCGCGATGCCGCCGATGCTGGTCGCGATCGCAGCGAGCCTCGACGTCCCGCTCACGCAGGTCGTCACCGCCGCGGGGGCGTACTTCCTCGTCTACGGGCTCGGGCAGCCGCTGTGGGGCTTCGCCTCCGACCGCTACGGCCGCGTCCGGGTGCTGCGCACGAGCCTCGTCATTGCCGGCGCGCTGAGCCTCGTCTCCGCGCTGAGCCCGACGGTGCTGGTGCTGGGCATCCTCCGCGGGCTGGCCGGCGGGTTCTTCGGTGCGGCGTACCCGTCCGCGCTGATCTACCTGGGTGACACGGTGGCGCCGGCGCGACGCCAGCAGGCCATCACCGGTCTCATGGTCGGCGTCGCCGTCGGCACGGCAGCGGCCTCCGCCGGCGCCGGGCTCCTCGCGGACGTCGCCACCTGGCGGCTCCCCTTCGTCATCACCGGCAGCGCGGCGCTGGTGCTGGCGGTGCTCCTGGCCCGGCTGCCCGAGCCGGCCGGCGCCGCCGCCCGCACCACCGCGCGAGCCTCCGTGGCCACGATCGCGCGCTCGCGGGTGACGCTGCTGGTGCTGCTCTTCGCCTTCGTCGAGGGCGTCGTGCTGCTCGGCGCGCTGACCCTGCTGCCCACGGCCGTCGAGAGCTCCGGCGCCTCCACCACCGTGGCCGGGGCGGTGACGGGGGTCTACGGGCTCGCCGTCCTCCTCGGCTCGTCGTCGGTGGGGCGGCTCTCGCTGGCGTGGCACCCGGCCCGGCTGATCCTGCTCGGCGCGGCGTGTGCCGCCCTCGCCACCGGCCTCCTCGCGGTCTCCCAGCGACCCGCGGTGGCGGTCGTCGTGGCGGTGCTGCTCGGCATCGCCTGGCCGGCGATGCACTCCTCGCTCCAGACCTGGGCCACCGAGGTGCTGCCGCAGTCGCGCGCGGTGGTGGTGTCGTTCTTCGCCGCAGCGCTCTTCGTCGGCAGCGCCATCGGGGCGATCGTCGTGGCGGGCCTCGCGGACGAGGGCCGCTTCGCGGTCGTCTACGGCGCCTACGCGGCCCTCGCCGTGCCCCTCGGGATCGGCGCCTGGGCGGCCCGCAGGAGATGGCACCGGCCCGTCGAGCAGCAGGAACCCTAG
- a CDS encoding RNA polymerase sigma factor codes for MSYSGDEGGALSPDDIDDLARQARDGDRDALEQLLSAVRPRVLNICRGVLPYSGDAEDACQEAMLNVATKIDSWGGRGRFTTWLHIVAVNSARTTYRRMKNLATPTDFEDGAHDRPDPRTTSVIAGTRLDLLDAMETIERDHPQFVEPLLLRDVYGLPYDEIATLVDAPLGTVKAQIHHGRKLARPLLRGDR; via the coding sequence GTGAGCTATTCCGGGGACGAGGGCGGCGCGCTGTCGCCGGACGACATCGACGACCTGGCGCGACAGGCGCGCGACGGGGACCGTGATGCGCTCGAGCAGCTGCTCTCGGCGGTCCGTCCACGCGTGCTGAACATCTGCCGCGGGGTGCTGCCCTACTCCGGTGACGCCGAGGACGCGTGCCAGGAGGCGATGCTCAACGTCGCCACCAAGATCGACTCCTGGGGCGGTCGCGGACGCTTCACGACCTGGCTGCACATCGTGGCCGTCAACAGCGCGCGGACGACGTACCGCCGGATGAAGAACCTCGCCACCCCCACCGACTTCGAGGACGGCGCCCACGACCGTCCCGACCCGCGCACCACGAGCGTGATCGCCGGCACCCGGCTCGACCTGCTCGACGCGATGGAGACCATCGAGCGCGACCACCCGCAGTTCGTCGAGCCGCTGCTGCTGCGCGACGTCTACGGCCTGCCCTACGACGAGATCGCCACGCTGGTCGACGCCCCGCTGGGCACGGTCAAGGCGCAGATCCACCACGGCCGCAAGCTGGCCCGGCCCTTGCTCCGGGGCGATCGGTGA
- a CDS encoding fatty acid desaturase family protein has translation MTTVQKKAVLGQANPIAHLTEADIEQIGIELDAIRQDVIDERGASDAAYIRRVIDTQRKIELGSRAVLLFSAFPPAWVLGTLGLSISKILDNMEIGHNILHGQWDWMRDPKIHSSTWEWDMASPAEQWKHSHNELHHTYTNVIGKDNDLGYGIMRVDEDQPWTPASLVQPVFCFINAVFFEYGIAAYDLELGAVIAKKQTKDPEFRRRAKQVLTKIRKQATKDYVVHPALSIPTGSFLPTLAANVTANIVRNLWSNSVILCGHFPEGVETFEKRSIEGETKGEWYVRQMLGSANISGSKALHLMTGNLSHQIEHHLFPDLPSNRYAEIAPKVQALFEKYDLTYCARPMVPQVASAWHKVIRLSLPNGWLATTTKKNAPQQLAILYKMATGDRRTRRLLGRKLESEARAAA, from the coding sequence ATGACCACCGTCCAGAAGAAGGCCGTCCTCGGCCAGGCCAACCCCATCGCGCACCTCACCGAGGCCGACATCGAGCAGATCGGCATCGAGCTCGACGCGATCCGCCAGGACGTCATCGACGAGCGCGGTGCCAGCGACGCGGCCTACATCCGGCGCGTCATCGACACCCAGCGCAAGATCGAGCTCGGCTCGCGCGCGGTGCTCCTGTTCAGCGCCTTCCCGCCGGCCTGGGTGCTCGGCACCCTCGGCCTGAGCATCTCCAAGATCCTGGACAACATGGAGATCGGCCACAACATCCTCCACGGCCAGTGGGACTGGATGCGCGACCCCAAGATCCACTCCAGCACCTGGGAGTGGGACATGGCCTCGCCCGCCGAGCAGTGGAAGCACAGCCACAACGAGCTCCACCACACCTACACCAACGTCATCGGCAAGGACAACGACCTCGGCTACGGCATCATGCGCGTCGACGAGGACCAGCCGTGGACGCCCGCGTCGCTGGTGCAGCCGGTCTTCTGCTTCATCAACGCCGTCTTCTTCGAGTACGGCATCGCCGCCTACGACCTCGAGCTCGGCGCGGTCATCGCCAAGAAGCAGACCAAGGACCCCGAGTTCCGCCGTCGCGCCAAGCAGGTGCTCACCAAGATCCGCAAGCAGGCGACCAAGGACTACGTCGTCCACCCCGCGCTGTCGATCCCGACCGGCTCGTTCCTGCCCACGCTGGCGGCCAACGTCACCGCCAACATCGTGCGCAACCTCTGGTCCAACTCCGTCATCCTCTGCGGCCACTTCCCCGAGGGTGTCGAGACCTTCGAGAAGCGCTCCATCGAGGGCGAGACCAAGGGTGAGTGGTACGTCCGCCAGATGCTCGGCAGCGCCAACATCTCCGGCTCGAAGGCCCTGCACCTCATGACCGGCAACCTCTCGCACCAGATCGAGCACCACCTCTTCCCCGACCTGCCGTCCAACCGCTACGCCGAGATCGCGCCCAAGGTGCAGGCCCTCTTCGAGAAGTACGACCTCACCTACTGCGCGCGCCCGATGGTCCCGCAGGTCGCCTCGGCCTGGCACAAGGTCATCCGGCTCTCGCTGCCCAACGGCTGGCTCGCGACGACCACCAAGAAGAACGCCCCGCAGCAGCTCGCCATCCTCTACAAGATGGCCACCGGCGACCGTCGTACGCGTCGCCTGCTCGGGCGCAAGCTCGAGAGCGAGGCGCGCGCGGCTGCCTGA
- a CDS encoding amidohydrolase, which yields MLISNVHLVAVSGPLPAPVAGLLDVRVDGDRVVEVGPGLAAAPGEASYDGGGRWLAPGLWDQHVHLGQWTLSSARLDLAPARSSAEAVDLVRERLEQWPDLPVIGWGHRPTAWPANPTVSDLDAIGTDQPIVLIAGDGHHGWLNTTALHMLALSSRDTVVSETEWFLAYGRLASVLGTDGTGPEAYRRSMEAAAAQGVVGLVDLEFSGGVADWAARWAGGADLLRIRHACYADGLDDVLARGLRSGDPLDGDPRLTMGPLKIISDGSLNTRTAWCCEPYADKAVPGHEEGQPNQTPEELRALLARAVAGGLEVAVHAIGDRAVTEALAAFEETGARGSVEHVQLTTRDDVRRMAALGVRASVQPAHLLDDRDVTERLWPGRAERCFPLRWMLDDGVEVVLGSDAPVSPLDPWLAIAAAVHRSGDEREPWHPEQAITAREALAASTDGWGTVAPGHPADLVLLDADPLDGGSDREHATALRGFADRVAVTWVAGQVAHARS from the coding sequence GTGCTGATCAGCAACGTCCACCTGGTGGCGGTCTCGGGACCGCTCCCGGCCCCTGTCGCGGGGCTGCTCGACGTCCGCGTCGACGGCGACCGGGTCGTGGAGGTCGGCCCCGGGCTGGCCGCCGCCCCCGGCGAGGCGTCGTACGACGGGGGCGGGCGGTGGCTGGCGCCGGGGCTGTGGGACCAGCACGTGCACCTCGGCCAGTGGACCCTGAGCTCGGCCCGGCTCGACCTGGCGCCGGCCCGGTCGAGCGCCGAGGCGGTCGACCTCGTCCGCGAGCGGCTCGAGCAGTGGCCCGACCTGCCGGTCATCGGCTGGGGGCATCGACCGACCGCGTGGCCCGCCAACCCCACCGTGTCCGACCTGGACGCCATCGGGACCGACCAGCCGATCGTCCTGATCGCCGGGGACGGCCACCACGGGTGGCTCAACACCACCGCCCTCCACATGCTCGCCCTCTCGAGCCGCGACACCGTGGTGAGCGAGACCGAGTGGTTCCTGGCCTACGGCCGGCTGGCCAGCGTGCTCGGCACCGACGGCACGGGCCCCGAGGCCTACCGACGCTCGATGGAGGCCGCCGCGGCGCAGGGCGTCGTCGGGCTGGTCGACCTCGAGTTCAGCGGCGGCGTGGCCGACTGGGCCGCGCGCTGGGCCGGCGGCGCCGACCTGCTCCGGATCCGCCACGCCTGCTACGCCGACGGCCTCGACGACGTGCTCGCCCGCGGCCTCCGGTCCGGCGACCCGCTCGACGGCGACCCGCGCCTGACCATGGGGCCGCTCAAGATCATCAGCGACGGCTCCCTCAACACCCGCACCGCCTGGTGCTGCGAGCCCTACGCCGACAAGGCCGTCCCCGGTCACGAGGAGGGCCAGCCCAACCAGACGCCGGAGGAGCTCCGTGCCCTCCTCGCCCGAGCCGTGGCCGGTGGCCTCGAGGTCGCCGTGCACGCCATCGGCGACCGCGCCGTCACCGAGGCGCTCGCCGCCTTCGAGGAGACCGGCGCGCGCGGCAGCGTCGAGCACGTGCAGCTCACCACGCGCGACGACGTACGCCGGATGGCCGCGCTCGGCGTCCGCGCCAGCGTGCAGCCGGCCCACCTCCTCGACGACCGCGACGTCACCGAGCGGCTGTGGCCCGGCCGGGCCGAGCGCTGCTTCCCGCTGCGGTGGATGCTCGACGACGGTGTCGAGGTGGTGCTCGGCTCCGACGCGCCCGTCTCGCCGCTCGACCCGTGGCTGGCGATCGCCGCGGCCGTGCACCGCTCCGGCGACGAGCGGGAGCCGTGGCACCCGGAGCAGGCGATCACCGCCCGCGAGGCGCTGGCCGCCTCGACCGACGGCTGGGGGACGGTCGCCCCCGGCCACCCGGCAGACCTGGTGCTGCTCGACGCCGACCCGTTGGACGGCGGCTCCGACCGCGAGCACGCCACGGCGCTCCGCGGCTTCGCCGACCGTGTCGCCGTCACCTGGGTGGCGGGGCAGGTGGCCCACGCCCGGTCCTGA